CGGCATGAAGCGCCGGCTCACGATCGCCCGCGCCCTGGTCAACTCGCCCGAGCTGATGCTCCTCGACGAGCCGACGACCGGGCTCGACCCGCAGGCCCGGCACCTGCTGTGGGACCGGCTCTACCGGTTGAAGATGCAGGGCGTCACGCTCGTCCTGACCACGCACTACATGGACGAGGCCGAGCAGCTGTGCGACCGGCTGGTCATCATGGACGGCGGCCGCATCGTCGCCGAGGGGGGACCGCAGGAGCTGATCCGCCGTTACGCGACCAAGGAGGTCGTCGAGCTGCGGTTCAGCAGTCTCGACGACAGCCGCGCCGCGCAGCCGTCGCTCGAGCGGCTCGGCGAGCGCATGGAGCCGCTGACCGACCGGGTGCTCCTCTACACCGACGACGGTGACAAGGCGGTCGAGGTCATCAACGGCGACGGCATGCGCCCGACGTCGGTGCTGGTCCGCCGCAGCACGTTGGAGGACGTCTTCCTCATCATCACCGGCCGCACCTTGCAGGAGTGACGGTGGCCACCACCCATGTCCTGCGCATCGTGGAGCGCGAGGCCCGCGTCTACCGCAAGCTGTGGCGCGGCTCCGCGTTCACGAGCTTCGTCACGCCGCTGCTCTACCTGGCCTCGATTGGCATCGGGCTCGGCGGCATCGTCGACGCGCACAACCGCTCCGTCTCCGGGCTGACCTACCTGGAGTTCGTCACCCCCGGGCTGCTCGCGGCGAGCGCCGTGCAGGCGGCCTCGGGCGACTCGCTGTGGCCGGTCATGGCCGGCTTCAAGTGGATGGGGCACTACAACGCGATGATCTCCTCGCCGGCGTCGCCGGCCGATGTCTACACCGGCGCGATCAGCTGGATCGCGTTGCGCACGACGCTGTCGGCCACGGCGTTCCTCGCCATCGCCGCGGCGCTGGGCGGGGTCACGTCGCCGTGGGCGGTGCTCGCGATCCTCGCCGCGGTCGCCGGCGCGCTGGCCTTCGCCGCACCGCTTGCCGCTTTCGCGGTGACGCAGGAGACCGACGTGGCGTTCCCCGTCGTCATGCGGCTCGCGGTCATCCCGCTGTTCCTGTTCTCCGGCACGTTCTTCCCGGTCAGCCAGCTGCCCGGCTGGGGCCAGGGGCTCGTCGTGCTCTCGCCGCTCTGGCATGCCGTCGAGCTGTGCCGCTCGGCGACCACCGGTCACGCGGGTTGGCCGGCGCTGGGTCATGTGGCCGCGCTGCTGCTGTGCATCGGTGTCGGCGTCTATGCCGGGCGGCGCAACTTCCACCGGCGGCTCACCCCGTGACCGCCTCCGACTTCCTCTCCGCCTACGTGCCGCGGGCGATCCCCGGTGTGGGGCACCGCCGCTTCCTGCGGGTGGTCGAGCGCAACGTCGCGGTCTACAAGCGGTTCTGGCCGGTCTTCCTCACCGGCTTCGCCGAGCCGCTGATGTTCCTCGGCTCCATCGGCATCGGCGTCGGCCACCTCGTGCGCACGGTCAGCGGCCCGGGCGGGGAGCAGATCTCCTACGCGCTGTTCGTCGCCCCGGGCCTGCTCGCCACCTCGGCGATGAACGGCGCGATCATCGACACGACGTTCGGCTTCTTCATCAACTTCAAGTACTCCCACACGTACGACGGGATGCTCGCCACCCCGATGCGCATCGCCGACGTCGCCCGGGGTGAGGCGACCTGGGCGCTGCTGCGGGGCACGGTCTACTCGACGGTCTTCCTCGTCACGATGGTGCTCCTCGGCTACGTGCGCTCGCCCTGGGCGGTGTGCGCGCTGCCGGTCGCCGTGCTGGTCGGCTTCGCCTTCGCCGGTGCCGGCCTGGCGTGTACGACGTGGATGCGGTCGTTCATCGACTTCGACTTCGTCAACCTCGCCCTGGTGCCGATGTTCCTGTTCTCGGCGGTGTTCTTCCCGCTGTCGCGCTACCCGGAGGCGGTCGGCTGGCTGGTGCGCATCACCCCGCTCTACCAGGGGGTCGCGCTCGAGCGCGGTCTCGTGCTGGGCCAGCTCTCGTGGCAGATGCTCGGCCACGCGGCCTACCTCGCCATCATGGGCACGGTCGGCCTGCGCATCGCCGGTCGCCGCCTGCGCCTGCTGCTGCAACCGTAGTTTCAGCGGGTCGTCCGACGGCCACGAGTCAGGCATGCCGATGGCCAGCAGTGCCGTGCCCGTCGAGTGCGTCGACGTGAGCGCCTACACGATCCCGACCGATCAGCCGGAGTCCGACGGCACGCTCCAGTGGGACTCGACGACGATGGTCCTCGTCGAGGCGAGCGCGGGAGGCCGCACCGGGATCGGCTACTCCTACACGCACGCCTCGGCCGCGGACCTCGTCAGCGGCAAGCTCGCCGGGGTCGTGCAGGGCATGGACGCCATGCGCGTGCAGGCGGCGTGGGCGAGCATGCTGCACGAGCTGCGCAACTTCGGCCAGACCGGCATCTCGATGATGGCGGTCTCCGCCGTCGACATCGCCCTGTGGGATCTCAAGTCGCGGCTGCTCGACGTGCCGCTCGTGGTCGCCATCGACGCGGTGCACGAGGCGGTCCCGATCTACGGCAGCGGCGGCTTCACGTCGTACACCAACGACGAGCTCGCCGAGCAGCTGCGCGGCTGGGCCCGGCAGGGCATCGGCCAGGTGAAGATGAAGACCGGCCGCGACCCCGACGCCGACCACGAGCGGCTGCGCGTCGCACGGCAGGCGATCGGGGCCGACGTCGACCTCTTCGTCGACGCGAACGGCGCGTTCACCCGCAAGCAGGCGCTGCGCTGGGCGCATATCTACGCCGACGCGGGCGTGCGTTGGTTCGAGGAGCCGGTCACCTCCGACGACCTCGCGGGTCTGCACCTGCTGCGCGACAGCGGGCCCGGTGGGCTCGACATCGCGGCCGGGGAGTACGGCTGGAACCTGCCCTACTTCCAGCACATGCTCGATGCCGAGGCGGTCGACTGCCTGCAGGCCGACGTGACGCGGTGCGGCGGCATCACCGGCTTCCTGCGCGTCGGGGCGCTCTGCGACGCTCGCACGATCGATCTGTCGGCACACTGCGCGCCGCAGGTCAGCGCGCAGGCGTGCACGGCGATCTGGCACCTGCGCCACCTGGAGTACTTCCACGACCACGTGCGGATCGAGCACATGGCGTTCGACGGTTGCCTGTCGCCGGAGGGTGGCGCGCTGCGGCCCGACCGAAGCCGGCCGGGCCTGGGTCTCGACCTCAAGCGCGCGGATCTCGAGCAGTGGCGGGTGCGATGACCGACGAAGACGCGGCCCCCATCGCCCGACTACGTCGCGGGCTGACCCGTAGCGCCGCCCCAGCGACGTTCGATGCGTACGCCGACGAACAGGCTCAGCAGCACGAGCGCGGCGCCGACCAGCCCGTCGAGGAAGTAGTGGTTGGCGGTCAGCACGATCGAGGTGAACATTGCCAGCGGCATGAGCAGCCCGACCAGCCGCAACGGTCGCCACCGCGCACAGAGGAACACCGCCAGCCCCATCAGCAGGTCCCAGCCGAGGTGGAAGCTCGGCATCGCGGCGTACTTGTCGACGAGGTTCGGCGGCTGCAGCACGTGGTACGCGGCGGAGTGCAGGCTCACCGTGTCGACGAGGCCGAGGCCGGCCAGGCGCGGCGGCGCCACCGGGAACCAGATGAAGAACACCAGGCCGAGCGCGAACGACACGAACAGCGCGTTGCGGGTGACGCGGAACCAGCGGCGGTGGTTGATCGCCAGCCACACCATCACCGCGATGATCACCGGCCAGTGTCCCCACACGTAGATCCAGTTGAGGACCGTCACCAGCACGTGGTTGTCGGTGATCGCGTCCTGCAGCGTGCCCTCGTGGAAGAGGCCCAGCGCCCGCTCGACGTGAACGATCGACTGCGCGTGCCGCAGCGCGTCGTCGGCGTCGGCGTGCGTGAGGGCGCGGACGCCGAAGTAGGCGCCGAAGGCCGTGAGCACGACGGCCGCGTCGCGCAGCAGCAGGAGGGCGAGGGCGCGCCGGCTGCGCCGGGCCGGGACGGCCACGACGGGTGCCCCCGGACGTGCGACCGCCATGCCGACCTCCCCCCGGAGAACCCGATGCCCTCGGCATTATCGCGCACCGCGGACCCTTCGGACAGCGGCTCGCGGCACGTCACCAGCGGCGCAGCAGCGCCTCCGCGCCTTCGGCGAGCTCGCGTACGACGTCGGCGGCCGGCCCCCTGCGGCGTACGGCGGCGACCCCCTGGCCGGCGTAGACGTTCGCGGTCGAGAAGTCGCTCGCCTTGCGCGCCGCCAGCAGCGCCACGCCGGCCTCGTCGGTGGCGGCCAGCTCGTCCTCGTGGCCGGCCCAGCGCTCGGTGAAGTCGTTGCGCAGGGCGCGGCCGCCGAACTGCGCCGGCCACGGGATCTTCTGCGCCACGTCGAAGACCCGGGTGTAAACGGTGTCGGTCTCGCGCGCCGCGACCGCTCGGTCGCGGGCGGCCGGGTCGTTGATCGCCTCGTCGGTGGCGAGCAGCGCGGTGCCGACCCACGCGCCGGTGGCGCCGGCGGCGAGCACCGCGGCGAACGCCCGCGGAGAGGTGACTCCTCCGGCGGCGAGCACCGGCACCTGCACCGCGTCGAGCACGGCCGCGAGCAGCGGCAGCGTCGCCACGGCGTCGCGCCCGTGCCCGCCTCCCTCGCTGCCGCGGGCCACCACGATGTCGACGCCGGCGTCCTGCGCCTGCACCGCTTCGGTCGCGTCGCCGACCTGGGTCGCGACGACCACGCCGGCCTCGTGCAACCGGGAGACCCACGGCTGCAGGGCGCCGAAGCTGACCGAGACCAACCTCGGGCGGGCGGCGAGCACCGCGTCGACCTGCGCGGGCACGTGTTCGAGGGCCCAGCCCATCAGCCCGATGCCGAACGGCCGTCCGGTGCCGGCGGCCTGCTCCGCCTGACCGCCGATCCACTCCAGCGGAGTTGTGCTGCCGACACCCACCATGCCGAGAGCGCCGGCCGCGCTGACGGCCGCCGCCAGCCGGCCGCCCGCGACGCCTGCCATCGGGGCGCCGACCAGCGGCACATCGAGGGAGAACGTGTCGGTCAACCAGGTCTGCAGCATGAGGACAGTCTCGCGCGCGGCCGATGCGGTCAGAGATCGAGGTCGACGACGACGGGAGCGTGGTCGCTCGGACCCTTGCCCTTGCGCGCGTCGCGGTCGACGTAGGCGTCGCGCACCTTCTCCGCGGCAGTGGCGCTGGCGTAGACCAGGTCGATGCGCATGCCCATGTTCTTGTGGAACATCCCCGCCCGGTAGTCCCAGTAGGTGTAGGGGGTGTCGTGCTTCATCGCGCGCGGCACCACGTCGGTCAGCCCGAGCGCGCGCAGGTCGGCGAGTGCGGCGCGCTCGGCGTCGGTCACGTGGGTCGAGCCGACGAACGCGCCCGGGTCCCAGACGTCGGCGTCCGTCGGCGCGATGTTGAAGTCGCCGGTCACGACGAACGGCCCGCGCGCCACCTCCGGCGCCAGCGCGTCGCGCAGGGCGGCCAGCCACTCCAGCTTGTAGGCGTAGTGCGGGCTGTCGAGAGAGCGGCCGTTGGGCACGTAGACCGACCAGATGCGCAGCG
This portion of the Mycobacteriales bacterium genome encodes:
- a CDS encoding phosphatase PAP2 family protein; the encoded protein is MAVARPGAPVVAVPARRSRRALALLLLRDAAVVLTAFGAYFGVRALTHADADDALRHAQSIVHVERALGLFHEGTLQDAITDNHVLVTVLNWIYVWGHWPVIIAVMVWLAINHRRWFRVTRNALFVSFALGLVFFIWFPVAPPRLAGLGLVDTVSLHSAAYHVLQPPNLVDKYAAMPSFHLGWDLLMGLAVFLCARWRPLRLVGLLMPLAMFTSIVLTANHYFLDGLVGAALVLLSLFVGVRIERRWGGATGQPAT
- a CDS encoding ABC transporter permease, yielding MATTHVLRIVEREARVYRKLWRGSAFTSFVTPLLYLASIGIGLGGIVDAHNRSVSGLTYLEFVTPGLLAASAVQAASGDSLWPVMAGFKWMGHYNAMISSPASPADVYTGAISWIALRTTLSATAFLAIAAALGGVTSPWAVLAILAAVAGALAFAAPLAAFAVTQETDVAFPVVMRLAVIPLFLFSGTFFPVSQLPGWGQGLVVLSPLWHAVELCRSATTGHAGWPALGHVAALLLCIGVGVYAGRRNFHRRLTP
- a CDS encoding nitronate monooxygenase, with the translated sequence MLQTWLTDTFSLDVPLVGAPMAGVAGGRLAAAVSAAGALGMVGVGSTTPLEWIGGQAEQAAGTGRPFGIGLMGWALEHVPAQVDAVLAARPRLVSVSFGALQPWVSRLHEAGVVVATQVGDATEAVQAQDAGVDIVVARGSEGGGHGRDAVATLPLLAAVLDAVQVPVLAAGGVTSPRAFAAVLAAGATGAWVGTALLATDEAINDPAARDRAVAARETDTVYTRVFDVAQKIPWPAQFGGRALRNDFTERWAGHEDELAATDEAGVALLAARKASDFSTANVYAGQGVAAVRRRGPAADVVRELAEGAEALLRRW
- a CDS encoding enolase C-terminal domain-like protein, encoding MPMASSAVPVECVDVSAYTIPTDQPESDGTLQWDSTTMVLVEASAGGRTGIGYSYTHASAADLVSGKLAGVVQGMDAMRVQAAWASMLHELRNFGQTGISMMAVSAVDIALWDLKSRLLDVPLVVAIDAVHEAVPIYGSGGFTSYTNDELAEQLRGWARQGIGQVKMKTGRDPDADHERLRVARQAIGADVDLFVDANGAFTRKQALRWAHIYADAGVRWFEEPVTSDDLAGLHLLRDSGPGGLDIAAGEYGWNLPYFQHMLDAEAVDCLQADVTRCGGITGFLRVGALCDARTIDLSAHCAPQVSAQACTAIWHLRHLEYFHDHVRIEHMAFDGCLSPEGGALRPDRSRPGLGLDLKRADLEQWRVR
- a CDS encoding ABC transporter ATP-binding protein codes for the protein MPAEEPLIRARGLTKRFGSFVAVDGIDFEVRPGEAFGFLGPNGAGKSSTMRMIGCVSSPSGGALEVLGMDVHTDGPRIRARLGVVPQEDNLDTELTVWDNLVIYGRYFGMPLADIRPRVEELLEFVQLSERSGDRVDPLSGGMKRRLTIARALVNSPELMLLDEPTTGLDPQARHLLWDRLYRLKMQGVTLVLTTHYMDEAEQLCDRLVIMDGGRIVAEGGPQELIRRYATKEVVELRFSSLDDSRAAQPSLERLGERMEPLTDRVLLYTDDGDKAVEVINGDGMRPTSVLVRRSTLEDVFLIITGRTLQE
- a CDS encoding ABC transporter permease, whose protein sequence is MTASDFLSAYVPRAIPGVGHRRFLRVVERNVAVYKRFWPVFLTGFAEPLMFLGSIGIGVGHLVRTVSGPGGEQISYALFVAPGLLATSAMNGAIIDTTFGFFINFKYSHTYDGMLATPMRIADVARGEATWALLRGTVYSTVFLVTMVLLGYVRSPWAVCALPVAVLVGFAFAGAGLACTTWMRSFIDFDFVNLALVPMFLFSAVFFPLSRYPEAVGWLVRITPLYQGVALERGLVLGQLSWQMLGHAAYLAIMGTVGLRIAGRRLRLLLQP
- a CDS encoding exodeoxyribonuclease III — protein: MRIATWNVNSIGARLPRLEEWLDLAEPDVLCLQEIKCRGDAFPSEGAESRGYEVAANGDGRWNGVAILTRVGLADVELGFSGQPAYAPPPDEDDPALIGTPPAVEARAIGATCGPLRIWSVYVPNGRSLDSPHYAYKLEWLAALRDALAPEVARGPFVVTGDFNIAPTDADVWDPGAFVGSTHVTDAERAALADLRALGLTDVVPRAMKHDTPYTYWDYRAGMFHKNMGMRIDLVYASATAAEKVRDAYVDRDARKGKGPSDHAPVVVDLDL